The nucleotide sequence CTTCAATCCTTTGAGCAGCCTTTTCGCCCAGTTCCTCAAGCGTCTCTTTAGCGTGAAGCCGACAACAACTCCTACGACAAAGCTGAATGCACAAATCTTACCACAGGTCGATAGAGAAACCACCCGCCTGTGAATTTAAACAGACTGGAAGTTGTGAGTATGCATGTCAACGATGATCCGTCTTCATGGAATTTAAAAGAAAGATGGAACATATTCGTCATTTGCTTATTAGTTGAACTATGCCTAAGAAGGCTTATGGAATTAGAGTACAATACAAGGGGCAGTCAAGGACAATCTATTGCCTATGTGAAATCGAGAATGGAAGAAGATAAAGCATCCCAATTGAAATCCTCAtctcttctcttattctttcaATCTCATCTTTCAGCTGTCATTCTCCGATCTCTCCGCTCTCATCTCTCATTCTACACTCCCAAGCCTTTAGATTCTTATTATGTTCTACTATTCGACAAATCTGCTATTTGGTTGGAGCCAAGGCATCATCGTCAATAAGGACATAATTATATTGCTTACGATGCAACAACAACAAAGGATCGTAGTGGCTAGGTGCATACAACTGCTTGTGCTGACCCTTAAATGCCAACCACATCAGCCGACAATGTCCAACACTTTTCATAACATCAAAGGTTGCAACAAACAACGTAACCTGAATACCCAGCgccaactaaaaaaaaattgcaacatAGACAACTGATCATCAAGCATAGTTTTACTTCAATGAGTCTAGCGATTAAAGAAACTAAGACAACAATAACATTTAACATTTTTGTGCTTTTTTTTATGAATTCACCTTGAATTACATCATCAAGCATAGTTTTACTAGATAGTGCAGTCAATGAACATTGCAACAATAAGGCAAGCCACTCACTTACAAGTATCACTCTGGTTCTTAAATTCATGTATCGTTCGGTTCATTTTTATGGAACATTTGCAAAGTGATCTCATAATCCAGAGCATGGAATTGCTGTTCGTAGATATATTTCATGAACAATCATAAATTCCTAAATATAGACCATTTGTTTCAGTGCAAGAAAATGTTATTTGCATCTAGTATTTCTTTGCAAAACTCTCGCAGAGTAAATGCACTTTTGTATGAAGTCATTTCCACAAAGCGAAGAATGGAAATAAAATAACAAGTCCTAAAAAAACAAGGAATTCAACTTTCACTATCATATAAATTGAGTTTTATGTGCCATGGTAAAATTTCGCTAGCTAAATGGAGAAGGAAAATTAGGGTTTGATGAAACAAATTCTTCTTTTCAAAAGAGAAACACTTCTGTGTTCAATTTGATTCTCACTGTCTTTTTGGTCAATGATGGCATGTGTAGATTTAGAACCAATCAACAACATGAGATCATGCTAATGCAAAAGGAGCATCAACCAATATGAGGCTTGGGTAACAGTAAAATAGAAGATTGACTGTGTATGATCATGTCAAAGCATTAAAGATTCAAAAATATCTTTCGACAACATGAGTTCATTCTAATGCAAGAGGAGCATCAACCAATATGAGGCTACGAGCTACCAGTGAAAAATAAGATTGACGGTGTATGATAATAAAGgatccaaatatgattctttagggaatagaaaaagtcagaattcagcGATAGCAAAAGAATCAAGAAAAATGTAAAATCAAAGAGCTTATTAGCTACATAATGAATTAACATAGAAGTGAGGATCATGCTGTTCAAAGGAAAATGGACCAGTAACATTTTCGATCAAACTTCTGTAAAGGTCAAAAGGCTAGTGCAGGCGTCTGCAAACGccaagaaaacaaaaagggagcGTAGAACTATAACCATGCTATTTCTATCGGAAAATCTCCATAATCTACCAGGAAATCAGTATTATTGGGGAAAATATTCATTATGAAGGATGCACCTAAACCCTAAATAAATAGAATAAGAAAGAAAGTTGCACTTTCATCAGATCTGTCCATGATTTTTCGTTGTTGTTGGAActgaatccaaaaaaaaaaaaaaaaactctgattTTTCCCGACATGTGTTCTTACCCAATCTATATCAGATTAGCAAAAGTGAATATTGAAAATTAGCATAAAAAGTTCATTCCATTTTCAGAATGTTAAGAACCCAAATTGAAGAGACAAGGAACAGAAAATTATGAGCAATCCAAGTACCCGATGGAAGCACGGCGAACAAGAACTTCGGTTTGACCAGGAGAGGAGAATCCGGAGGATGCGTTCGGCTCCGGCAGGAGAGCTCGGAGCCCCAGCTTAAGCTTATCCATGGACTCCATCGATCAAGGATCAACTACGGGGTTTTGGCTAGGGTTTTCCGTCGGCAGTTCACAGCGAgaacaaattatttatttaaaggaGAAATTTCATCTTAACCCAATGCGTTTGCACTATGCAAAATGCTAAAATTCCCCATTTTTACATATAACTTTAAGCCCCAGTATTTTATATCAAATTACAATTTatccttttttatttaaaaaataatacttaatCCTTTTGACCTCAagtcaaaatgaaaaaaaaatataatgacCAAAATAACCCTGAAAAAGAATAAACGCTAATTTTGAACGTTAAAAATTTAAGTGTTGTCCTAAATTCTAATTATGAACGTTGAAAAAATGATAATGACCAAAATAATATATTACTTTTGATCTTGTTCAAAAGCTGAGAAGATGATTAGTTGGGAATGTGACTCTGGTGAGACGTGAAGATGGCTAGCTAGGTTGGGTGAACTATGAGATCGCAGAGTGCGAATCAGGCAAAGTTGGTTGAACGAACCCTAAGAGTCAGTCGGAC is from Zingiber officinale cultivar Zhangliang chromosome 7B, Zo_v1.1, whole genome shotgun sequence and encodes:
- the LOC122004809 gene encoding uncharacterized protein LOC122004809; the encoded protein is MESMDKLKLGLRALLPEPNASSGFSSPGQTEVLVRRASIGRVVSLSTCGKICAFSFVVGVVVGFTLKRRLRNWAKRLLKGLKDD